A genome region from Pseudomonas pergaminensis includes the following:
- the sctT gene encoding type III secretion system export apparatus subunit SctT: MDASLTAQFLEVAYPVISAASLAACRAMGVVVITPAFNRLGLTGMIRGCVAVAISIPMFFPVFEALTSMPEHGSVFIAGLLIKEFLIGILIGLLFGIPFWAAEVAGELIDLQRGSTMAQLVDPLSSGESSVMATLLTVMLITLFFMSGGFILMVDGYYHSYQLWPVTSFTPVFASSALLAVLSILDQIMRVGVLMVSPLLIALLVTDLMLAYLSRMAPNLHIFDLSLPVKNLFFTILMVIYIGFLIPMMLDQLAEFRGTVELLKALAGME, translated from the coding sequence ATGGATGCCAGCCTGACCGCGCAGTTCCTGGAAGTCGCCTACCCGGTGATCAGCGCCGCCTCGCTCGCTGCCTGCCGTGCCATGGGCGTGGTGGTGATCACCCCGGCGTTCAACCGCTTGGGCCTCACCGGGATGATCCGCGGCTGCGTGGCGGTGGCGATTTCCATCCCGATGTTCTTCCCGGTGTTCGAAGCGCTGACGTCAATGCCGGAGCACGGCAGCGTGTTTATCGCCGGGTTGCTGATCAAGGAATTCCTGATCGGCATTCTTATCGGCCTGCTGTTTGGCATTCCGTTCTGGGCGGCCGAGGTGGCGGGGGAGTTGATCGACCTGCAACGCGGCTCGACCATGGCGCAACTGGTGGACCCGTTGTCGTCCGGGGAATCGAGCGTGATGGCGACGCTGCTCACGGTGATGCTGATCACGCTGTTCTTCATGTCCGGCGGGTTCATCCTGATGGTCGACGGTTATTACCACAGCTACCAGCTCTGGCCGGTCACCTCGTTTACGCCGGTCTTCGCCAGCTCGGCGTTGCTGGCGGTGTTGTCGATCCTCGACCAGATCATGCGTGTTGGCGTGCTGATGGTCTCGCCGTTGCTGATTGCGCTGCTGGTTACCGACCTGATGCTCGCCTACCTGTCGCGCATGGCGCCGAACCTGCACATCTTCGACCTGTCGCTGCCGGTGAAGAACCTGTTTTTCACGATCCTGATGGTGATCTACATCGGCTTCCTGATCCCGATGATGCTCGACCAACTGGCGGAGTTTCGCGGCACCGTCGAACTGCTCAAGGCCCTGGCCGGCATGGAGTAG
- a CDS encoding EscU/YscU/HrcU family type III secretion system export apparatus switch protein, whose product MADTSEEKSQPATDKKLQDARKKGQVAKSQDLVSGMVILFCTLCISILAPRAKAQVTALIDLTARIYIEPFATVWPRVLDHAEQLVIGITLPVMAVTTGVVILTNIITMRGFVFSVDPIKPEFKRINPAEGLKKIFALRNLVEFIKGLIKVHVLAIAFYVVGKHALQALMESSRCGAECMESTFFLVLKPLVFTVLCAFIVVGAVDVMMQRWLFGRDMKMTRSETKRERKDIDGDPLIKSERRRQRNEMQALATKLGLNRASMMIGTTDGWVIGVRYVRGETPVPVIVCRASPEEALLMLQEAYDLGIPHAPDKALAADIARKTVPGDPVPDASFQAVADWLVAARLI is encoded by the coding sequence ATGGCCGATACCAGTGAAGAGAAATCCCAGCCGGCGACGGACAAGAAGCTCCAGGACGCGCGCAAGAAAGGCCAGGTCGCCAAGAGCCAGGACCTGGTGTCGGGCATGGTTATCCTGTTCTGCACCCTGTGCATCTCGATCCTCGCGCCGCGCGCCAAGGCCCAGGTCACCGCACTGATCGACCTGACCGCGCGGATCTACATCGAACCGTTCGCCACCGTTTGGCCCCGGGTGCTCGACCACGCCGAGCAACTGGTGATCGGCATCACCCTGCCGGTGATGGCGGTGACCACCGGCGTGGTGATCCTGACCAATATCATCACCATGCGCGGCTTTGTGTTCTCGGTGGACCCGATCAAACCTGAGTTCAAGCGCATCAACCCGGCAGAGGGCCTGAAGAAGATCTTTGCCCTGCGCAACCTGGTGGAGTTCATCAAGGGCCTGATCAAGGTGCATGTGTTGGCGATTGCGTTCTACGTGGTCGGCAAGCACGCGTTGCAGGCGCTGATGGAATCGTCGCGCTGTGGGGCGGAGTGCATGGAGTCGACGTTTTTCCTGGTGCTCAAGCCGCTGGTGTTCACCGTGCTCTGCGCCTTCATTGTGGTGGGCGCGGTGGACGTGATGATGCAGCGCTGGCTGTTCGGCCGCGACATGAAGATGACCCGCAGCGAAACCAAGCGCGAACGCAAGGACATCGACGGCGACCCGCTGATCAAGAGCGAACGCCGGCGCCAGCGCAATGAAATGCAGGCGCTGGCCACCAAGCTGGGTCTGAACCGCGCCTCGATGATGATCGGCACCACCGACGGCTGGGTGATTGGCGTGCGTTACGTGCGCGGGGAAACCCCGGTGCCGGTGATCGTGTGCCGGGCATCGCCGGAGGAGGCGTTGTTGATGTTGCAGGAGGCGTACGACCTGGGCATTCCCCACGCGCCGGACAAGGCCCTGGCTGCTGACATTGCGCGCAAGACCGTGCCCGGCGACCCGGTGCCGGATGCCTCATTCCAGGCCGTGGCGGACTGGCTGGTGGCGGCCCGCCTTATCTGA
- a CDS encoding REP-associated tyrosine transposase yields MRLAPQSHRLRHGRYSEHGRSYLITIVVHNRQRLFTDVFLGRLLVAELRHAHELGLIDSVAWVIMPDHIHWLFELKQKTLADVMRRIKSRSTLTINRRRQSKERVWQPGYHDRAVRVEDDVRKMARYIIANPLRAGLVERVGDYSLWDTVWL; encoded by the coding sequence TTGCGCCTAGCCCCTCAATCCCACCGCCTGCGCCACGGACGATATTCGGAGCACGGGCGCAGTTACCTCATCACCATCGTCGTTCACAACCGCCAACGTCTATTCACTGACGTGTTCCTGGGGCGCTTGCTGGTTGCCGAATTGCGGCACGCCCATGAATTGGGCCTGATCGACTCCGTGGCCTGGGTGATCATGCCTGACCATATCCACTGGCTATTCGAACTGAAGCAAAAGACCTTGGCCGATGTAATGCGGCGTATCAAGTCACGTAGCACGCTGACCATCAACCGTCGTCGTCAAAGCAAAGAACGTGTCTGGCAGCCCGGTTATCACGATAGGGCGGTGCGCGTGGAGGACGATGTTCGGAAAATGGCCAGGTACATCATCGCCAATCCATTGCGAGCCGGGTTGGTTGAGCGGGTAGGAGATTATTCGCTGTGGGATACGGTTTGGCTTTGA
- a CDS encoding ATP-binding protein, producing MDADHPAPATPDSTIGFGPFLLLARQHVLLRNGEPVTLGSRALYLLIALVTRAGELLEKSELISFAWPKVVVEECNLRAQIVALRRALGDDGNFSYIVTVPGRGYRFVAPVTVQAAGEEQLPVPSVRADEPCLAAPTVEVIGRDALTASLADQVMSQRFVTLTGPGGIGKTTVALAVAQRLAAELNLGSCFVDLAPATSGQWVAGMLASALGIQTVSADPLHCVAANLANRRVLLVLDNCEHVLPATATAVETLLRSAPHCCVLTTSREPLRAEGERVHDLAPLEVPDAHAHLSASQALAWSGVRLFVERVRALDPGFVFNDEDVAAVSAICRKLDSNALAIEIAAARVRTFGIQDLVGLLDGSFRLQMTGRRTALARHRSLSATLDWTYAMLSGDEQTLLRQLAVFTGSFTLDAVKAMTASSRLDPRNALPLLESLMDKSLLIASEACVPKRYRLLETTRAYALEKLNEQGETTATCQRHARYALGVLQEAGKTLDGLSPATWLALYGPEINTIRAALDWAYSATGDLSLGIDLTLGGVPLWLRLSLVSECRTWVDKGLASGALIPLPLRQRMLLQTALASVLMLTYGTGTAMREAWRQVCEDARDLGDADHKLRALWGLWTDRCGCNQYTEALELAERYIALNSSGSHQLLGKRMRAVALFHMGDLLGARLNIDEALGSPSAPRSHIIDVHFDQRIAARCLKAKVQLLEGDVDPALRLIGSCVDEAISLDHPATLWYTLCLGAIPLALLASNLPKARYYLGLLQDSTTGQDLHIWRQFRLCFESILLIREGSPEAGVPQLGEALHHLQGQGDSQLYSLLRCEYALGLARLGLEKLALEVLEDTLQLALGRHERWFAPQMLRIKAQLTLRQAHYGSVDKAKVLLRQAWVDAQLSGAHFWRAQIATDLARLQEPKLRIASLPRFQHR from the coding sequence ATGGATGCAGACCACCCCGCGCCGGCCACCCCCGACAGCACCATTGGCTTTGGTCCCTTTCTATTACTGGCCAGGCAGCATGTGTTGCTGCGCAATGGCGAGCCAGTGACCCTGGGCAGCCGCGCGCTCTACCTGTTGATTGCCCTGGTGACCCGTGCCGGCGAACTGCTGGAAAAGTCCGAACTGATCTCCTTCGCCTGGCCCAAGGTGGTGGTGGAGGAATGCAACCTGCGCGCGCAGATCGTCGCGCTGCGCCGTGCCTTGGGCGACGATGGCAACTTCAGCTATATCGTCACCGTGCCGGGCCGCGGCTATCGTTTTGTCGCACCGGTCACGGTGCAGGCGGCGGGTGAAGAGCAGTTGCCGGTGCCGTCCGTGCGGGCTGATGAGCCCTGCCTGGCGGCGCCCACGGTGGAGGTGATCGGCCGTGACGCGTTGACCGCCAGCCTGGCCGACCAGGTCATGAGCCAGCGCTTCGTGACCCTCACCGGCCCCGGTGGGATCGGCAAGACCACCGTGGCCCTGGCCGTGGCACAACGCCTGGCCGCTGAACTCAACCTGGGCAGTTGTTTTGTCGACCTCGCCCCGGCCACCAGTGGGCAATGGGTAGCCGGCATGCTCGCCAGCGCCCTGGGCATCCAGACTGTCAGCGCAGACCCACTGCACTGCGTGGCCGCCAACCTGGCCAACCGCCGCGTGCTGCTGGTGCTGGACAACTGCGAGCACGTACTGCCCGCCACCGCCACCGCCGTGGAAACCCTGCTGCGCAGCGCGCCCCACTGCTGTGTGCTGACCACCAGCCGCGAGCCGCTGCGCGCCGAGGGCGAACGGGTGCACGACCTGGCGCCGCTGGAGGTCCCCGACGCGCACGCCCACCTCAGCGCCAGCCAAGCCCTGGCCTGGTCCGGCGTGCGCCTGTTTGTGGAACGCGTACGCGCCCTCGACCCCGGCTTTGTGTTCAACGATGAAGACGTTGCAGCCGTCAGCGCAATTTGCCGCAAACTCGACAGCAACGCGCTGGCCATCGAGATCGCCGCCGCACGGGTGCGCACCTTTGGTATCCAGGACCTGGTGGGCCTGCTCGACGGCAGCTTCCGCCTGCAGATGACCGGCCGGCGCACCGCCCTCGCCCGCCATCGCTCCCTCAGCGCGACCCTGGATTGGACCTACGCCATGCTCAGTGGCGACGAGCAGACGCTGCTGCGCCAACTGGCGGTGTTCACCGGTTCTTTCACCCTGGACGCGGTCAAGGCGATGACCGCCAGCAGCCGCCTCGACCCGCGCAACGCCCTGCCCCTGCTCGAAAGCCTGATGGACAAGTCGCTGCTGATCGCCAGCGAAGCCTGCGTGCCCAAGCGCTATCGCCTGCTGGAAACCACCCGCGCCTACGCCCTGGAAAAACTCAACGAACAGGGTGAAACCACCGCCACCTGCCAACGTCACGCACGCTATGCGCTGGGGGTTTTGCAAGAAGCCGGGAAGACCCTGGACGGATTGTCCCCGGCCACGTGGCTGGCGCTCTACGGGCCGGAGATCAACACCATTCGTGCCGCGCTCGACTGGGCTTATTCGGCCACCGGCGACCTCTCCCTGGGCATCGACCTGACCTTGGGCGGCGTGCCGTTGTGGCTGCGGTTGTCGCTGGTCAGCGAGTGCCGTACCTGGGTCGACAAGGGCCTGGCCAGTGGTGCCCTTATCCCGCTGCCCTTGCGCCAACGCATGTTGCTGCAGACCGCGCTGGCCAGTGTCTTGATGCTCACCTACGGCACCGGCACAGCAATGCGCGAAGCCTGGCGCCAGGTGTGTGAAGACGCCCGCGACCTGGGCGATGCGGACCACAAATTGCGCGCACTCTGGGGCCTGTGGACCGACCGCTGTGGCTGCAACCAATACACCGAAGCCCTGGAGTTGGCCGAGCGCTACATCGCCCTGAACAGCAGCGGCAGCCACCAACTGCTCGGCAAGCGCATGCGCGCCGTGGCGCTGTTCCACATGGGCGACCTGCTGGGCGCACGGTTGAATATCGACGAAGCGCTCGGCTCACCGTCGGCGCCGCGCTCGCACATCATCGATGTGCACTTCGACCAACGCATTGCCGCCCGCTGCCTCAAGGCCAAGGTGCAGTTGCTCGAAGGGGATGTCGACCCGGCGCTGCGCCTGATCGGCAGCTGCGTGGATGAAGCCATCTCCCTCGATCACCCCGCGACCCTCTGGTACACCCTGTGCCTGGGCGCAATCCCGTTGGCGCTGCTGGCGTCCAACCTGCCGAAAGCGCGCTACTACCTGGGCCTGTTGCAAGACAGCACCACCGGCCAGGACCTGCATATCTGGCGGCAATTTCGCCTGTGTTTCGAGAGCATCCTGCTGATCCGCGAGGGTTCGCCGGAAGCCGGCGTGCCGCAACTGGGCGAAGCGCTGCATCACCTGCAAGGCCAGGGCGACAGCCAGCTCTACAGCCTGCTGCGCTGCGAATACGCCCTCGGCCTGGCGCGCCTGGGCCTGGAGAAACTCGCCCTGGAAGTGCTGGAAGACACCCTGCAACTGGCCCTCGGCCGCCATGAACGCTGGTTCGCGCCACAGATGCTGCGAATCAAGGCGCAACTGACCCTGCGCCAGGCTCACTACGGCTCGGTGGACAAGGCCAAAGTACTGCTGCGCCAAGCGTGGGTTGACGCGCAATTGTCGGGCGCGCACTTCTGGCGGGCCCAGATCGCAACCGACCTGGCCCGCCTCCAGGAACCCAAACTGCGCATCGCCTCCCTGCCCCGCTTCCAGCACCGGTAG
- a CDS encoding BufA1 family periplasmic bufferin-type metallophore produces MKRPYAALAATLALSISAFAAVAHADEPKPQEKCFGVSLAGANDCAAGKGTSCAGTATTDYQGNAWVLVDKGTCTQIKTPKGFGSLTEQP; encoded by the coding sequence ATGAAGCGTCCTTACGCAGCCCTCGCGGCAACCCTCGCCCTGTCTATCAGCGCCTTTGCGGCCGTGGCCCACGCCGATGAGCCCAAGCCCCAGGAAAAATGCTTCGGCGTGTCCCTCGCCGGTGCCAACGATTGCGCCGCGGGCAAAGGCACTTCGTGCGCCGGCACCGCCACCACCGACTACCAGGGCAATGCCTGGGTGTTGGTGGACAAAGGCACCTGCACCCAAATCAAGACGCCCAAAGGCTTTGGCAGCCTGACGGAGCAGCCATGA
- a CDS encoding DoxX family protein gives MSRAAPALIQRLLPEALLLLVARVAVAAVFFLSGRTKVTGLLELKPSTYTLFRSEYALPLIPPDWAAHLATYAEHLFPLLLVLGLLTRPAAAALLGMTLVIEVFVYPDAWPVHLTWAGLLLPLLAYGGGAWSLDRLISGKRS, from the coding sequence ATGAGCCGAGCGGCCCCGGCGCTGATCCAGCGCCTGCTCCCCGAAGCCCTGCTGTTGCTGGTGGCCCGGGTGGCGGTCGCGGCGGTGTTCTTTCTGTCGGGGCGCACCAAGGTCACCGGGTTGCTTGAACTCAAGCCGTCGACCTACACGCTGTTCCGTTCGGAGTACGCCTTGCCGCTGATCCCGCCGGACTGGGCGGCACACCTGGCGACCTACGCCGAGCACCTGTTCCCGCTGTTGCTGGTGCTGGGCCTGCTGACCCGTCCGGCGGCCGCTGCGCTGCTGGGCATGACCCTGGTGATCGAGGTGTTTGTGTACCCCGATGCCTGGCCGGTGCACCTGACCTGGGCGGGCCTGTTGTTGCCGCTGCTGGCGTATGGCGGTGGGGCCTGGTCGCTGGACCGCCTGATCTCAGGCAAACGTTCATAA
- a CDS encoding alpha/beta fold hydrolase: MRMLSSLAIAMTLAVPMLAQAADAPQPGTGKSVVIVPGSFVDGSGWRVVHDILIHKGYKVTVVHQGHESLAADVAEAREVLEQQVGPVVLVGHSSGGGVISIAGDRDKVKSLVYVSALQPEVGENMAQLIGSMPAPSDDIKASRDGHLFFDRTKFNADFAADLTTNRTDFMAASQVPATTALFGGTVWAAAWHKKPTYAVVSTEDRALSPDLQRWMYKRAGSKVTEIKASHSVYISQPEAVAKVIEDAASVIK; this comes from the coding sequence ATGCGTATGCTTTCTTCCCTGGCCATTGCCATGACCCTGGCGGTTCCGATGCTGGCCCAGGCGGCGGATGCCCCGCAGCCCGGCACCGGTAAAAGCGTGGTGATCGTGCCCGGTTCGTTTGTCGACGGTTCCGGCTGGCGCGTGGTGCACGACATCCTGATTCACAAGGGCTACAAGGTCACGGTGGTGCACCAGGGCCACGAGAGCCTGGCCGCCGATGTGGCCGAGGCGCGCGAAGTGCTGGAGCAGCAAGTCGGCCCAGTGGTGCTGGTGGGCCACAGTTCCGGTGGCGGGGTGATCTCGATTGCCGGCGACCGCGACAAGGTCAAGTCGCTGGTCTACGTCTCGGCGCTGCAGCCGGAAGTGGGCGAGAACATGGCCCAGTTGATCGGCTCGATGCCGGCGCCCAGCGATGACATCAAGGCCAGCCGCGACGGTCATCTGTTCTTCGACCGCACTAAATTCAACGCCGACTTTGCCGCCGACCTGACCACCAACCGCACCGACTTCATGGCCGCCTCCCAAGTGCCCGCGACTACCGCTTTGTTCGGCGGCACCGTGTGGGCCGCGGCCTGGCACAAAAAACCGACCTACGCGGTGGTCTCCACCGAAGACCGCGCCCTGAGCCCGGACCTGCAGCGCTGGATGTACAAGCGCGCCGGTTCCAAGGTCACCGAAATCAAGGCCAGCCACTCGGTGTACATCTCCCAGCCTGAGGCTGTGGCGAAGGTCATCGAAGACGCTGCTTCCGTTATCAAGTAA
- a CDS encoding BufA2 family periplasmic bufferin-type metallophore — translation MNTALKSRLSLAAAAALIAMASASFATAASAADQQEKPGRCYGVNTCKGTSLCATAKNDCKGLNSCKGEGVIVKTPSECLKAGGTLTEPK, via the coding sequence ATGAACACTGCACTCAAATCCCGCTTGAGCCTCGCTGCCGCTGCTGCCCTGATCGCCATGGCATCCGCCTCGTTTGCCACCGCTGCCAGCGCCGCCGACCAGCAGGAAAAACCCGGCCGCTGCTACGGCGTCAACACCTGCAAAGGCACCAGCCTGTGCGCCACCGCCAAGAACGACTGCAAGGGCCTCAACAGCTGCAAGGGCGAAGGCGTGATCGTCAAGACCCCGTCCGAGTGCCTGAAGGCCGGTGGCACCCTGACTGAACCGAAGTAA
- a CDS encoding MNIO family bufferin maturase produces MSTSNPHFSGYGLGLRKEHYCDFLETSVPVDFVEVISENFMVAGGQPRHILRQVRERYTVALHGVSLSIGTAEGLDTDYLQRLKSLVDEVQPLFVSDHLSWSRSGGFNAHDLLPVPYTDEALDRVCANIHQAQEVLGRTMLFENPSSYLAFEGASMTEWEFIAAMAQRTGCELLLDVNNVFVSASNHGFDALAFLKGIPAERVRQVHLAGHSQGRDILIDSHDSPVCTGVWELYAQAMTRLGPVATMIERDDEIPPLAELLQELAMARTLGAQR; encoded by the coding sequence ATGTCGACATCCAACCCACACTTCTCAGGCTACGGCCTGGGGCTGCGCAAGGAGCACTACTGCGACTTCCTGGAGACCTCGGTGCCCGTGGATTTTGTCGAAGTGATCTCCGAAAACTTTATGGTCGCGGGCGGCCAGCCCCGGCATATCCTGCGCCAGGTGCGCGAGCGCTACACGGTGGCGCTGCATGGGGTGTCCCTGTCCATCGGCACGGCCGAGGGGTTGGACACCGACTATCTGCAGCGCCTCAAGTCGCTGGTGGACGAGGTCCAGCCGCTGTTTGTCTCCGACCACCTGAGCTGGTCGCGCAGTGGTGGCTTCAATGCCCATGATTTGTTGCCCGTGCCCTACACCGACGAAGCATTGGACCGAGTCTGCGCCAATATCCATCAGGCCCAGGAGGTGCTCGGCCGCACGATGCTGTTTGAAAACCCCTCCAGCTACCTGGCGTTTGAAGGCGCTTCCATGACCGAGTGGGAATTTATCGCGGCCATGGCCCAGCGCACCGGCTGCGAATTGCTGCTGGACGTCAACAACGTGTTCGTCAGCGCCAGCAACCACGGCTTCGACGCCCTGGCGTTTCTCAAGGGTATTCCCGCCGAACGTGTGCGCCAGGTGCACCTGGCCGGTCACAGCCAGGGCCGCGACATCTTGATCGACAGCCATGACAGCCCGGTGTGCACCGGCGTCTGGGAACTGTATGCCCAGGCCATGACCCGGCTGGGCCCGGTGGCGACCATGATCGAGCGCGACGATGAAATCCCGCCGCTCGCCGAGTTGCTCCAGGAGTTGGCCATGGCCCGCACGTTGGGGGCGCAGCGATGA
- a CDS encoding HvfC/BufC N-terminal domain-containing protein translates to MNLAQLQQTFRDWLVSASDESAQSLGNHHAGLAVYQNNYRAQLVGCLEQAFPNLRRWLGEDAFLAASITHIDNHPPHAWTLDAYPEGFYATLKAVFPRNPDVHELAWIEAALNDAFVAADAQPLALETLAELDWDTAVLHLTPSLRCHGLSTNAEAIWSALWQDAPAPEAVMLEQAGGLLVWRRQFTSRLRQVDVQELQALQHVQADGRFAGLCEWLVQRLGEEAGVMQAGEYLAGWLGSELIVGVSHV, encoded by the coding sequence ATGAACCTGGCGCAACTGCAGCAGACCTTTCGCGACTGGTTGGTGAGCGCGTCGGATGAATCCGCGCAGTCGCTGGGCAATCATCACGCCGGCCTGGCGGTGTACCAGAACAACTACCGCGCGCAGTTGGTGGGTTGCCTGGAACAAGCGTTTCCCAATCTGCGCCGCTGGCTGGGCGAGGACGCCTTCCTGGCCGCGAGCATCACCCATATCGACAACCATCCACCCCATGCCTGGACCCTGGACGCGTACCCCGAGGGGTTCTACGCCACCCTGAAAGCCGTGTTCCCGCGCAATCCGGATGTGCATGAGCTGGCCTGGATCGAGGCCGCCCTCAACGACGCCTTTGTGGCCGCCGATGCGCAGCCTCTGGCGCTGGAGACGTTGGCCGAGCTGGACTGGGACACGGCGGTGCTGCACCTGACACCGTCGCTGCGCTGCCATGGCCTGAGCACCAATGCCGAAGCCATCTGGTCGGCATTGTGGCAGGACGCGCCCGCGCCCGAGGCGGTAATGCTGGAGCAGGCGGGCGGCTTGCTGGTATGGCGGCGTCAATTCACCTCGCGACTGCGCCAGGTGGATGTGCAAGAACTTCAAGCGTTGCAGCACGTGCAGGCCGACGGCCGTTTCGCCGGGCTGTGCGAGTGGTTGGTGCAACGTCTTGGCGAAGAGGCCGGCGTGATGCAGGCCGGTGAATACCTGGCCGGTTGGCTGGGCAGTGAATTGATTGTGGGGGTGAGTCATGTTTGA
- a CDS encoding alpha/beta fold hydrolase, translating into MFDRRGFLLLAAVVMAAPVLAVQQVSTDDQEIRYEQFGPEEGRAIMLLGADVSAFSEVTAPLAAQGFRVIVPYLRTADDAVLGQDVLDLMNALHIPEAVFAGAEQGARIAARAATLKPSRCVGLVTLNIAPQAGFAQAVGLMASTGHWR; encoded by the coding sequence ATGTTTGATCGTCGTGGTTTTTTGCTGCTGGCGGCGGTGGTCATGGCCGCCCCGGTGTTGGCGGTGCAACAGGTGAGCACCGATGACCAGGAGATCCGTTATGAACAGTTTGGGCCAGAGGAGGGCCGGGCGATCATGTTGCTGGGGGCGGATGTCAGTGCGTTCTCCGAGGTGACGGCGCCGCTGGCGGCCCAGGGGTTTCGGGTGATCGTCCCGTACCTGCGCACGGCAGACGACGCTGTACTTGGCCAGGATGTGCTCGACCTGATGAATGCGCTGCACATCCCCGAAGCGGTATTCGCCGGCGCGGAGCAGGGCGCACGGATCGCTGCGCGGGCCGCGACGTTGAAGCCGAGCCGCTGTGTCGGACTGGTCACGCTGAACATCGCACCCCAGGCGGGTTTTGCGCAAGCCGTGGGGTTAATGGCCAGCACCGGGCACTGGCGTTGA
- a CDS encoding carbonic anhydrase translates to MHKQPPLTHDRRQFLRLATVGAGALMLTSALPAALAHASPTPKAANNLNPQQALARLMEGNGRYAEGVTKRHEFMSEREALEGGQNPFVAVLSCADSRITPEYAFDTGLGDLFAVRVAGNFVTDDGLASLEYAVAVLGTPLIMVLGHDSCGALAAGVKATTDNATFPGKIQGLADAFKPSVRKVLKAPGDLLANAIAQNVSDTVARLKAESTLLADALAAGKLHIVGGIYRLHSGRVELIG, encoded by the coding sequence ATGCACAAGCAGCCACCCCTGACCCACGACCGTCGACAATTCCTACGCCTGGCTACGGTCGGCGCTGGCGCCCTGATGCTCACGAGCGCGTTACCCGCAGCGCTCGCACACGCCTCGCCGACACCGAAAGCGGCCAATAACCTCAACCCACAACAAGCCCTGGCCAGGTTGATGGAAGGCAACGGTCGCTATGCCGAAGGCGTCACCAAGCGCCATGAATTCATGAGCGAGCGCGAGGCGTTGGAGGGCGGGCAGAATCCGTTCGTGGCGGTCCTGAGCTGCGCTGACTCACGCATTACGCCGGAATACGCGTTCGATACCGGCCTCGGCGACCTGTTTGCCGTACGGGTGGCGGGTAACTTCGTGACCGACGACGGGCTCGCCAGCCTCGAATATGCGGTGGCGGTGCTCGGCACGCCGTTGATCATGGTGCTCGGGCACGACAGCTGCGGCGCCCTTGCCGCCGGGGTGAAAGCCACCACGGACAACGCCACGTTCCCCGGCAAGATCCAGGGCCTGGCCGACGCGTTCAAGCCGTCGGTGCGCAAGGTCTTGAAAGCGCCTGGCGATCTGCTTGCGAACGCCATTGCGCAAAATGTCAGCGACACGGTAGCGCGGCTCAAGGCCGAGTCGACGCTGCTGGCGGACGCCCTGGCCGCTGGCAAACTGCACATTGTCGGCGGTATCTACAGGTTGCACAGTGGCCGGGTCGAGTTGATCGGCTGA